Genomic DNA from Comamonas antarctica:
CCGTCGAAGGGCGGCCCGTGCGGCTTAGGCTTCGACGATCTCGATGTTCTCCACAAGCACCGCCTGGCCAACGTCCTCGATCACGTAGGCGTCATTGCTGGACTGGAAATCCTCGACGCGATCCCGCGCCGGGTTTTCCTTGATGTGGCGGCGGCGGGCGCCTTCCTGCCAGTACACCGACAGGTTGTCGAAGGTGGTAATCAGCATGGCGTTCTCGGGGAAGAACGGCGCCGAGGCTGCTGCCAACCCACCCACGCGCTTCTGGCTGATCACGATGTCGGCCGCCATGGTTTCGCTGGGTGCCTGGTCGGTGTTGACCAACGGGAAATACTTGTCGTGCAGCAGCTGGCTGCCCAACATCACCACAAGATTCGGGTTGTTGCGGTGCCAGGGGTCCAGCAGTTCGCGGGCATCAAAAACCGCAGCATCCAGATTCCGGTAATCGCCTGTCTTGCCGATGAGCAGCTTGCCACCTGCTTTGCCTTCGCCGAGGACGCGTTCGGGCGCTTCTTCACGCAGGTGCTGCAGCCAGCCCTTGTTGACGTCCTGCAGCAGCGGATTTGCATCGATGTCGGTGTCCGCCGCAATCGAGATACCGTTGAAGCCGATGCAGATGCGGTCCAGCGCTTGACGCTGGGCCAGCATCTTGGCCACGCGGATCTGGAAGTCCTTGAATTTGGCCCAGGCGTCGATCTTGGCGTAGTTCAGATGCGTGTCGAAATTGGTTTTCGTGCAGTGGTAGCCGCGTGCGCCCAGCGCAGTCAGGTCGCGCGTCTTGCGTTCCTTGTCCGCGGTGTTGGTGCGGCCAGCGCTGGGGCCCGACAGCGACAGGCCCAGCTTTTCGCCCTGCTGCTCGGTCACGGGGATGACGTTGATCTTGCTCAGGAACTCGCTGGACTCCTGCATCGCCGTTTCCAGCTTCTGCTGGACGCTGGGGATGACGGCAAAGGACTTGTCCGTATCGGCCAGGTCGATGCCGTTGAGTTCGGCCACGCGGGCCATGTAGGTGTTGAAGACGCGGCGGCTGTCGTTGCGCATAGGGGTTTCCTTGTCGGATGGTGGGACGGTGATGGGCGGGGAGTGGGACGGGGCGGTACGGTCAGAAGTCGGCTTGCTGCTGGCCGCCGCCGCCGCTGGCCACGGGACGGCGGCCGGGCTGCTCGGTGTTGTCGAGCTGGGTGTATTGCTTCTGCAGCTTGTCGAGGTCGGCGCGCAACGACTTGATGGAGTTGTCGGTCTTGGCCTGGTGCTTGTTCACCGCGGAGGCGTGTTCGGCGAAGCTGTCGCCCATTTCCTGCATGCCGTCGGCCATTGCGTCGAAGCGGGCGTCGTCGCTTTCCGTCTTGCCCTTGAACTTCGCGAGCGCGCTTTCGATGCGGGCCTTGAACTTGGCCGCCATGCCGGCTTCGGCTTCTTCCTCCATTTCCAGCGTGAAGACTTCGGCCACAGCGAACACATCCTCGGGCTGCTCCTTTCGGGCCTTGAAAGGATTTGCTTCTGGGTGCTTCGCTGCAAATTCCAGCATTTCGGTTCCCAGACTGGCCGGGTTGTCGGTGACGGCCAGGCCAACGAGGTAGGCCTCGCCGAGGTCGGCAAAGCTCGGGCGGACCTCGATGGAGGTGTAGAGCTTCTGCTTGCGCTTGTTCAACTCGACCAGTTCGTCGGTGGCGTCGATCTGGGCCAGAAGCGCGAGCTTCTTCTTGCCGCCGATCTCGACCTCTTCGGTTTTCACGGCCAGCACATCGCCATAGGCCCGGAATTCGCCGCTTGCGCCATAGCCGCGGATGTGCTCCATGTTGACGCGCGCGCCGTAGAGCTTCGGGTCGTAGTGCTTGGCGATTTGCAGCAGCCAGTCGCGGTCGATGGTGCGGCCATCGGAGGTAGCGCCCTCGACAGCGACGCGGAAGAACTTGGATTTTTTGGCCATGGTGGTGTGGACCTCGCAGGTGGATTTGCCGGGTGGTGGCGGTGAAGTCCCATGGTGTCCAGCCGGCCCTGCAGCCTCAAGCAATGGCATGTGTGGCGCGGCTGGGGACGGATGCGAGTGCTGGTTGATCGCGGGTGCAGCCGGAAGACTTGCCGGCATGGCACAAAAGAAGACTTCGGGGCGCGCGCGCGCCCCTGTTGCCGCTGGTGACCCTGCTGCGGTTGCCGCGGCCGAAATGCCGGCCGCCGACTTCGGCGCGCTGGTTGTCGCTCAGGCGCAGGCGCAGAGCACCGCGCACCACGCCGCCGCATTGGTCACGCAATCGCAGCCGCGCACCGTGGCACGCCATCTGTATTGGCAGGGCTGGCGGCCCAAGCTGATCGCCGAGAAGTTAGGTGTTCCAGCCACTACGGTCTACGGCTGGCGGGATGCGGAGGAGTGGGACAAGTTCACGCCGCTGGAGCGCGTGAATGGCGCGCTTGAGTTGCGCATGGTCCAGCTCATCATGAAAGAGGAGAAGTCCGGCGGCGATTTCAAGGAAATCGACCTGCTGGGCCGCCAGCTGGAGCGCACCGCGCGCATCGAGCGCTATCAGGAAACCGGCAAGGAAGGCGACCTCAATCCCGCCATTGCCCGGCGCAATGCCACGCCGAAGCGCAAGCCCAAGCGCAACGAGTTCACGGCCGAGCAGATCGAGCGCCTGGTCGAGCTGTTCCACGAAGGGAACTTCGGCTATCAGAACCGCTGGTTCGAGGCACAGAAGGAGCGCACGCGCATCCTGCTCAAGTCGCGGCAGATCGGGGCAACTTTCTACTTCGCCCGCGAAGCGCTGATTCGCGCGGTGACCGAGGGCCGCAACCAGATTTTCCTGTCGGCATCCAAGGCCCAGGCGCACCAGTTCAAGAACTACATGATCGCGTTTGCGCGCGAGGTGGATGTCGACCTCAGCGGCGACCCGATGGTGCTTTGGAACAACGCCGAATTGCATTTCCTGGGCACCAACGCGAAGACCGCCCAGGGCCGAAGCGGCGACTTCTACTTTGACGAGTTCTTCTGGACCGGGAATTTCAAGGAACTCAACAAGGTGGCCAGCGCCATGGCCACGCACAAGCACTGGCGCAAGACCTATTTTTCGACGCCTTCAGCCAAGAGCCACGAGGCCTATCCCTTCTGGACGGGCGAGGACCGCAACCGCGGCCGGGATAGGTCCAAGCATGTGCAGCTGGATCTCAGCCACAAGGCGCTGGCCGCCGGCATGCGCTGTCTGGATGGCCGCTTCCGCCATATCGTCACCATCGAGGACGCGCTGCGCCAGGGCTGCAACCTGTTCGACCTGGCCGAGCTGCAGGCCGAATATCCCGACGACGAATTCGCCAACCTGTTCATGTGCGATTTCATCGATGACAGCAATTCGATTTTCAGCCTGAAGCTGATGCAGTCGTGCATGGTCGATTCATGGGAAGCATGGGCCAGCGACTTCAAGCCATTGGCGCAGCGTCCCTTCGCCTTGCAGCCGGTCTGGGTCGGGTATGACCCATCCCACACGGGCGACACCGCCGCCTTGGTGGTCATCGCGCCGCCTAAGGTGGCAGGCGGCAAGTTCCGGCTCCTGCACCGCCAGCAGTTCCGCGGCGCGGATTTCGAGGCTCAGTCCGAGTACATCCGCAGCATTACCCAGCAATACAACGTGGCGTTCATGGGCATCGACACCACCGGGCTGGGCCAGGGGGTCTATCAGAACGTCATCAAGTTCTATCCCCAGGCCCGCGCCTACCACTATGACCTGGCGCTCAAGTCGCGCCTGGTGCTCAAGGCGCAGCAGGTCATCACCAAGGGCCGACTGGAAATGGATGCGGACTGTACCGATGTGGCCGCAGCCTTCATGGCCATCAAGAAGGTGCTGACGCCGAGCCAGCGCCACGTGACCTATCAATCCGGCCGTTCGGACGCCATCGGCCACGCCGACCTGGCCTGGGCGGTGATGCACGCACTGGACAACGAAAACCTTGCCGGGGATGTCCTCGGCGGCAATTCTTCTGTGGAGATCTACGAATGACGACGCACGCGCCTCAAGCAACCCATCACACCGCATCTGCCGGCGCCACCCAGCCCGCAGGCCTGGAGGTGTTCACCTTTGGCGAGCCCGAACCCATCAGCCGCCTGCGGCTGCTCGATTACGTCGAGGCCATGTTCAATGGTCGCTGGTATGAGCCGCCTTTCCCGCTGGAAGGGCTGGCCAGCGCTTTCCGCGCGTCGCCGCACCACGGCTCGGCTATCTACCTCAAGCGCAACATCTTGACCGCGGCATTCATTCCGCACCCGCTCCTGTCGCGCGAGACCTTCAAGGCATTTGCGCTCGATTTTCTGGTGTTCGGCAATGGCTATCTGGAAGGGCG
This window encodes:
- a CDS encoding phage major capsid protein, P2 family, producing MRNDSRRVFNTYMARVAELNGIDLADTDKSFAVIPSVQQKLETAMQESSEFLSKINVIPVTEQQGEKLGLSLSGPSAGRTNTADKERKTRDLTALGARGYHCTKTNFDTHLNYAKIDAWAKFKDFQIRVAKMLAQRQALDRICIGFNGISIAADTDIDANPLLQDVNKGWLQHLREEAPERVLGEGKAGGKLLIGKTGDYRNLDAAVFDARELLDPWHRNNPNLVVMLGSQLLHDKYFPLVNTDQAPSETMAADIVISQKRVGGLAAASAPFFPENAMLITTFDNLSVYWQEGARRRHIKENPARDRVEDFQSSNDAYVIEDVGQAVLVENIEIVEA
- a CDS encoding GPO family capsid scaffolding protein; protein product: MAKKSKFFRVAVEGATSDGRTIDRDWLLQIAKHYDPKLYGARVNMEHIRGYGASGEFRAYGDVLAVKTEEVEIGGKKKLALLAQIDATDELVELNKRKQKLYTSIEVRPSFADLGEAYLVGLAVTDNPASLGTEMLEFAAKHPEANPFKARKEQPEDVFAVAEVFTLEMEEEAEAGMAAKFKARIESALAKFKGKTESDDARFDAMADGMQEMGDSFAEHASAVNKHQAKTDNSIKSLRADLDKLQKQYTQLDNTEQPGRRPVASGGGGQQQADF
- a CDS encoding terminase large subunit domain-containing protein — protein: MAQKKTSGRARAPVAAGDPAAVAAAEMPAADFGALVVAQAQAQSTAHHAAALVTQSQPRTVARHLYWQGWRPKLIAEKLGVPATTVYGWRDAEEWDKFTPLERVNGALELRMVQLIMKEEKSGGDFKEIDLLGRQLERTARIERYQETGKEGDLNPAIARRNATPKRKPKRNEFTAEQIERLVELFHEGNFGYQNRWFEAQKERTRILLKSRQIGATFYFAREALIRAVTEGRNQIFLSASKAQAHQFKNYMIAFAREVDVDLSGDPMVLWNNAELHFLGTNAKTAQGRSGDFYFDEFFWTGNFKELNKVASAMATHKHWRKTYFSTPSAKSHEAYPFWTGEDRNRGRDRSKHVQLDLSHKALAAGMRCLDGRFRHIVTIEDALRQGCNLFDLAELQAEYPDDEFANLFMCDFIDDSNSIFSLKLMQSCMVDSWEAWASDFKPLAQRPFALQPVWVGYDPSHTGDTAALVVIAPPKVAGGKFRLLHRQQFRGADFEAQSEYIRSITQQYNVAFMGIDTTGLGQGVYQNVIKFYPQARAYHYDLALKSRLVLKAQQVITKGRLEMDADCTDVAAAFMAIKKVLTPSQRHVTYQSGRSDAIGHADLAWAVMHALDNENLAGDVLGGNSSVEIYE